A portion of the Roseovarius sp. SCSIO 43702 genome contains these proteins:
- a CDS encoding branched-chain amino acid ABC transporter permease, which translates to MPEQLIWGMEVFVNGLMAGVLYALVALGFVLIFKASGIFNYAQGVMALFAALTLVGIMEGQVPFSHLINAVFGTEIHHFGWHVPAFLAIIFTMLVMIALAWAVNRFIFRHLVNQEPIILFMATIGLAYFLEGVGDVMWGSDIKKLDVGLPQGINLTIDEFTFNLFEYGFFIDNLDLWAALVAALLVIALVIFAQYSKQGRAMRAVADDHQAALSVGISLNFIWVMVWSLAGFVALVAGIMWGTKSGVQFSLSLIALKALPVLMLGGFTSIPGAIVGGLIIGVGEKLFEFIMSSDALAGQWFGFTISATENWFAYVLALLFLVFRPQGLFGEKIIERV; encoded by the coding sequence ATGCCTGAACAACTGATCTGGGGGATGGAGGTCTTCGTGAACGGCCTCATGGCCGGGGTGCTCTACGCGCTCGTCGCGCTGGGGTTCGTTCTGATCTTCAAGGCATCGGGCATCTTCAACTACGCGCAAGGCGTGATGGCGCTTTTCGCTGCGCTGACGCTCGTGGGGATCATGGAAGGACAGGTGCCGTTCAGCCACCTGATCAACGCCGTCTTCGGAACAGAGATACATCACTTCGGATGGCATGTTCCCGCGTTCCTCGCGATCATCTTCACGATGCTGGTGATGATCGCACTGGCCTGGGCGGTGAACAGGTTCATCTTCCGCCATCTCGTCAACCAGGAGCCGATCATCCTGTTCATGGCGACCATCGGACTCGCCTATTTCCTCGAGGGGGTGGGTGACGTGATGTGGGGGTCGGACATCAAGAAGCTCGATGTGGGCCTGCCCCAGGGGATCAACCTGACCATCGACGAATTCACCTTCAACCTGTTCGAATACGGCTTCTTTATCGACAACCTCGATCTCTGGGCGGCGCTCGTCGCGGCGCTCTTGGTGATCGCGCTGGTGATCTTCGCGCAGTATTCGAAGCAGGGCCGCGCGATGCGCGCCGTGGCCGATGACCACCAGGCCGCGTTGTCGGTGGGCATCTCGCTCAACTTCATCTGGGTGATGGTCTGGTCGCTGGCAGGCTTCGTGGCGCTGGTCGCGGGGATCATGTGGGGCACGAAGTCGGGCGTGCAGTTCTCGCTCTCGCTCATCGCGCTCAAGGCATTGCCGGTGCTGATGCTGGGCGGCTTCACCTCGATCCCCGGCGCCATCGTGGGCGGGCTCATCATCGGGGTGGGCGAGAAGCTTTTCGAGTTCATCATGTCGAGCGACGCCCTGGCCGGACAATGGTTCGGCTTCACGATCAGCGCGACGGAAAACTGGTTCGCCTACGTGCTGGCGCTCCTGTTCCTGGTCTTCCGGCCGCAAGGATTGTTCGGGGAGAAGATCATTGAGCGGGTTTAG
- a CDS encoding AMP-binding protein → MSFPALLERNVRKFGTRPAYREKEYGIWQSWTWSEAAEEIETFSLGLLALGVEEGEFVAIVGRNRPYFYWSMVAAQSVGAIPVPVYQDSAAEEMAYVMDHCGARFAVVEDQEQVDKIIEIQDSLTEFEHMIYIDPRGLRKYDHTKLHRFGEVQETGREKRSELISELEARKAKLTYDSTCVMLYTSGTTGKPKGVVLSNRNIIEASKSSSEFDNLRHTEEVLAYLPMAWVGDFIFSIGQAYWCGFCVNCPESPETMQTDLREIGPTYYFAPPRVFETQLTNVMIRMEDASRFKQALFHHFMEHARKVGPDILDKKPVSAWDKFWYRVGHLFVYGPLKDTLGFSRVRVGYTAGEAIGPEIFEFYRSLGINLKQLYGQTEASVFITLQPDGEVRSDTVGVAAPGVEIRIADSGEVFYRSPGTFEEYYKNPESTASTKDPEGWVATGDAGYFDEATGHLKIIDRAKDVGKMADGQLFAPKYVENKLKFFPNILEAVVFGNGREKCTAFINIDMSAVGNWAERNNIGYASYQELAGHPRVLETIREHVEEVNRSLADDPMLAHCQVHRFLVLHKELDADDGEMTRTRKVRRNIISEKFDDLLTALYDGSDEIFTTTEVTYEDGRKGSISATLKIMDAEVVPVETQKVAAE, encoded by the coding sequence ATGTCCTTTCCGGCCTTGCTTGAGCGCAATGTCAGGAAATTCGGAACGCGGCCTGCCTATCGCGAAAAAGAGTATGGAATCTGGCAATCCTGGACATGGTCGGAGGCGGCCGAGGAGATCGAGACGTTCTCCCTGGGTCTTCTGGCGCTCGGCGTCGAGGAAGGCGAGTTCGTCGCGATCGTCGGGCGCAACCGTCCCTATTTCTACTGGTCGATGGTTGCGGCGCAGTCGGTAGGCGCCATCCCCGTGCCGGTCTATCAAGACAGCGCGGCCGAGGAGATGGCCTATGTCATGGATCATTGCGGCGCGCGTTTCGCCGTGGTCGAGGACCAGGAGCAGGTCGACAAGATCATCGAGATTCAGGACAGCCTGACCGAGTTCGAGCACATGATCTATATCGATCCGAGAGGCCTGCGGAAATACGACCATACCAAGCTGCACCGGTTTGGCGAGGTCCAGGAGACCGGGCGCGAGAAGCGCTCCGAACTCATTTCGGAACTCGAAGCTCGCAAGGCAAAGCTGACATATGACAGCACCTGCGTCATGCTCTACACGAGCGGCACAACGGGCAAGCCCAAGGGCGTGGTTCTCAGCAACCGCAATATCATCGAAGCATCGAAATCGTCTTCGGAGTTCGACAACCTGCGACATACCGAAGAGGTTCTGGCCTATCTGCCGATGGCGTGGGTAGGAGATTTCATCTTCTCCATCGGACAGGCCTACTGGTGCGGTTTCTGCGTCAATTGTCCCGAAAGCCCTGAAACCATGCAGACCGACCTGCGTGAGATCGGGCCGACCTACTACTTCGCGCCGCCCCGCGTATTCGAAACGCAGTTGACCAACGTCATGATCCGCATGGAAGACGCGAGCCGCTTCAAGCAGGCTCTCTTTCATCATTTCATGGAGCATGCGCGCAAGGTCGGACCCGATATCCTGGACAAGAAACCCGTCAGCGCATGGGACAAGTTCTGGTATCGGGTGGGGCATCTGTTTGTCTACGGCCCGCTCAAGGATACGCTGGGATTTTCGCGCGTGCGGGTGGGTTATACCGCGGGCGAGGCGATCGGGCCGGAAATCTTCGAATTCTACCGCTCGCTCGGGATCAACCTGAAACAACTTTACGGGCAAACCGAGGCCAGCGTCTTCATCACGTTGCAACCCGACGGAGAGGTCCGCAGCGATACGGTGGGCGTGGCGGCGCCCGGCGTCGAGATCAGGATCGCCGACAGCGGCGAGGTCTTCTATCGCAGCCCCGGCACGTTCGAGGAATACTACAAGAATCCCGAAAGCACCGCCTCGACCAAGGATCCGGAGGGATGGGTGGCGACGGGTGATGCCGGCTATTTCGACGAGGCGACGGGACATCTCAAGATCATCGACCGCGCGAAGGACGTGGGGAAAATGGCCGATGGCCAGCTCTTTGCGCCCAAGTATGTAGAGAACAAGCTGAAATTCTTTCCCAACATTCTTGAAGCCGTGGTATTCGGCAACGGACGCGAGAAGTGCACGGCGTTCATCAATATCGACATGTCCGCCGTGGGGAACTGGGCCGAGCGGAACAATATCGGCTATGCTTCCTACCAGGAACTTGCGGGCCATCCGCGCGTGCTCGAGACGATCAGGGAGCATGTGGAAGAGGTCAATCGCAGTCTCGCCGATGACCCGATGCTGGCACATTGCCAGGTGCATCGTTTCCTTGTGCTACACAAGGAACTCGATGCCGACGATGGCGAGATGACCCGCACCCGCAAGGTGCGGCGCAACATCATTTCCGAGAAGTTCGACGATCTTCTGACCGCGCTCTACGACGGCTCGGACGAGATTTTCACCACGACCGAGGTGACCTACGAGGATGGGCGCAAGGGCAGCATCAGCGCGACGCTCAAGATCATGGATGCCGAAGTGGTGCCGGTCGAGACGCAGAAGGTGGCGGCGGAATGA
- a CDS encoding PAS-domain containing protein, whose amino-acid sequence MTDHATRQPDTTSLTMAGLNLIQQALSIYDDALRLVICNARFQAMFDLPAHLVTPGASFEDTLTFLAHRGDYGDVDDLQEFVRDRVEIARAFEPHYMERTRANGRTIAVEGTPLPQGGWVTVYTDITRTKRQEALLKARSDELSDQLSGYSEDLAATNRKLEATITALEEAKRQVTASEARTRLTTEMMPAHIAHVGPDRRYTYSNRRLSSIMPGSKASIVGERVEDALGPEAFSAIEARLDAAFDGDASVFEFTHAPSSRRIRAAFTPDEETGGVYILSMDITEEAQTRAALQQTRRREVAAQMTSGLAHDFSNLLTIILGMQSRLGRIDGLPDEAAALVQATVAAAKRGGSLLNRIADMTSERKHDPVPVNLAKFLADLDPLARSVLPDGVTFGIVSTIGNARLMLEAGMLQDALLNLVLNAKDACGETGEIELAVSAVKDTWIDFTVSDTGPGFSDHALRHAFDPFFTTKGEGGTGLGLVMVYDVTKLAGGRVTLENRQKGACVTLRLPLRPAPDAETPGLVLLLEDNAEIRGTLRDILCADGHTVVEATTASEARTLMRELPEISVVVSDIVLEGEETGIDLLRSLPHDHPPVVLMTSLPVSDPRHVAARELVPVLRKPVAPDRLRSFLLKESVAS is encoded by the coding sequence ATGACCGATCACGCGACACGGCAACCGGATACGACCTCGCTCACGATGGCGGGGCTGAACCTCATCCAGCAGGCTCTCTCGATCTATGATGACGCGCTTCGGCTCGTGATCTGCAACGCGCGGTTCCAGGCGATGTTCGATTTACCCGCGCATCTCGTGACGCCCGGTGCCTCTTTCGAGGATACGCTCACGTTTCTTGCGCACCGGGGTGATTACGGGGACGTGGACGATCTTCAGGAGTTCGTCCGTGACAGGGTCGAGATCGCGCGCGCGTTCGAGCCGCATTACATGGAACGCACACGCGCGAATGGCCGCACGATCGCGGTCGAGGGCACGCCGCTTCCGCAAGGAGGATGGGTAACGGTCTATACCGACATCACCCGGACCAAGCGCCAGGAAGCACTTCTGAAAGCCCGCTCGGATGAGCTTTCGGACCAGCTTTCGGGTTATTCCGAGGACCTGGCCGCGACGAACAGAAAACTCGAGGCGACGATCACGGCACTCGAAGAGGCCAAGCGGCAGGTGACCGCATCCGAGGCGCGGACACGGCTCACGACCGAGATGATGCCCGCGCACATCGCGCATGTGGGACCGGACCGACGCTACACCTATTCGAACCGGCGGCTGAGTTCGATCATGCCGGGAAGCAAGGCGTCCATCGTGGGAGAACGGGTCGAAGACGCGCTTGGTCCCGAGGCGTTTTCCGCAATCGAGGCACGGCTTGACGCGGCGTTCGACGGGGATGCTTCGGTCTTCGAATTCACCCATGCGCCAAGCTCGCGCCGGATTCGGGCCGCCTTCACCCCGGATGAAGAGACGGGGGGCGTCTATATCCTGTCGATGGACATCACCGAAGAGGCCCAGACCCGCGCCGCGCTTCAACAGACCCGCCGCCGCGAGGTGGCCGCGCAGATGACGTCGGGTCTGGCCCACGACTTCTCGAACCTGCTCACGATCATTCTGGGGATGCAATCTCGGCTTGGGCGCATCGACGGGTTGCCGGATGAGGCCGCAGCGCTTGTGCAGGCGACAGTCGCCGCCGCGAAACGAGGCGGCAGTCTTCTCAACCGAATTGCGGACATGACGAGCGAGCGCAAACATGATCCGGTCCCCGTCAACCTGGCGAAGTTCCTGGCCGACCTCGATCCGCTGGCGCGCTCGGTCCTGCCCGATGGCGTGACCTTCGGGATCGTCAGCACCATTGGCAACGCGCGCCTCATGCTCGAAGCGGGGATGCTGCAGGATGCGCTTCTCAACCTCGTCCTCAATGCCAAGGATGCCTGCGGCGAAACCGGTGAGATCGAGCTCGCGGTATCCGCGGTCAAGGACACCTGGATCGACTTCACCGTCTCGGACACCGGACCGGGGTTTTCGGATCACGCATTGCGGCATGCGTTCGATCCGTTCTTCACGACCAAGGGAGAAGGCGGGACCGGCCTTGGCCTCGTCATGGTCTATGACGTCACCAAGCTTGCCGGGGGCCGCGTCACCCTTGAAAACCGGCAGAAGGGCGCCTGCGTGACCTTGCGCCTTCCGCTCAGGCCCGCGCCCGATGCGGAGACACCGGGCCTGGTGCTGCTTCTCGAAGACAATGCCGAGATACGCGGAACCCTGCGCGATATTCTCTGTGCGGATGGTCACACCGTGGTCGAGGCGACGACCGCAAGCGAAGCCCGAACCCTTATGAGGGAGCTGCCAGAAATCTCTGTAGTTGTGTCCGACATCGTCCTCGAGGGCGAGGAAACCGGCATTGACCTTCTTCGGAGCCTGCCACACGATCACCCTCCAGTCGTTCTGATGACGTCGCTGCCCGTATCGGATCCGCGCCACGTCGCGGCACGCGAGCTCGTCCCGGTGCTTCGCAAACCCGTTGCGCCCGATCGCCTGAGATCATTCCTGCTGAAGGAGAGCGTCGCATCATGA
- a CDS encoding ABC transporter ATP-binding protein: MLDATEGYTTEDGRKIGGVVMEMKNITLRFGGVVAIKDISFDIREGEIRAIIGPNGAGKSSMLNVISGFYHPQEGEVWYKGERRPAMKPFQVARQGIARTFQNIALFEGMSVLDNVMTGRIRQMKAGMIAQAIWKGKAEREEVENREVVEKVIDFLEIQHIRKTPVGRLPYGLKKRVELARALAAEPSILLLDEPMAGMNVEEKEDMSRFILDVNDEFGTTIALIEHDMGVVMDLSDRVVVMDYGKKIGDGTPDEVRTNQDVIDAYLGVAHD, from the coding sequence ATGCTTGACGCGACAGAGGGATACACCACGGAAGACGGCCGCAAGATCGGCGGCGTCGTGATGGAGATGAAGAACATCACGCTGCGCTTTGGCGGTGTGGTGGCGATCAAGGACATCTCGTTCGACATTCGCGAGGGCGAGATCCGGGCCATCATCGGGCCGAACGGCGCGGGCAAGTCCAGCATGCTCAACGTCATCTCGGGCTTCTACCATCCGCAGGAGGGCGAGGTCTGGTACAAGGGTGAGCGCCGTCCGGCGATGAAGCCCTTCCAGGTTGCCCGGCAGGGGATCGCGCGGACCTTCCAGAACATCGCGCTCTTCGAGGGGATGAGCGTGCTCGACAACGTCATGACGGGTCGCATCCGGCAGATGAAGGCCGGGATGATCGCGCAGGCGATCTGGAAGGGGAAGGCCGAACGGGAAGAGGTGGAGAACCGCGAAGTCGTCGAGAAAGTCATTGATTTCCTCGAGATCCAGCATATCCGCAAGACACCCGTGGGGCGCCTTCCCTATGGTCTCAAGAAGCGGGTGGAGCTTGCGCGGGCGCTCGCGGCGGAGCCTTCGATCCTTCTTCTGGACGAACCGATGGCCGGCATGAACGTGGAGGAGAAGGAGGACATGAGCCGCTTCATCCTCGACGTGAATGACGAGTTCGGCACCACGATCGCGCTCATCGAGCATGACATGGGCGTGGTCATGGACCTGAGCGATCGGGTGGTCGTGATGGATTATGGCAAGAAGATCGGGGACGGAACACCCGACGAGGTGCGCACCAACCAGGACGTGATCGACGCCTATCTGGGGGTGGCCCATGACTGA
- a CDS encoding ABC transporter ATP-binding protein, translated as MLDAGKTEEALLEVNNIEVIYNHVILVLKGVSLSVPKGGITALLGGNGAGKTTTLKAISNLLKSERGEVTKGNIRYRGERVQDLAPSELVKRGVIQVMEGRHCFEHLTVEENLLTGAYTRRASRGDIDADLDLVYSYFPRLKERRRSQAGYTSGGEQQMVAIGRALMSRPETILLDEPSMGLAPQLVEEIFNIVKSLNENEGATFLLAEQNTNVALRFAQYGYILESGRVVMDGPAKELRENPDVKEFYLGMSDEGRKSFRDVRSYRRRKRWLS; from the coding sequence ATGCTGGACGCCGGGAAGACCGAGGAGGCCCTGCTCGAGGTCAACAACATCGAGGTGATCTACAATCACGTGATCCTCGTGCTGAAGGGCGTGAGCCTGAGCGTGCCCAAGGGCGGAATCACCGCGCTGCTGGGCGGCAATGGCGCGGGCAAGACGACGACGCTCAAGGCGATCTCGAACCTGCTCAAATCCGAGCGGGGCGAGGTGACGAAGGGCAATATCCGCTATCGCGGAGAGCGGGTGCAGGATCTCGCGCCGTCCGAACTCGTGAAGCGCGGCGTCATTCAGGTGATGGAGGGGCGCCATTGCTTCGAGCACCTGACGGTCGAGGAAAACCTGCTTACCGGCGCCTACACGCGCCGCGCGAGCCGGGGCGACATCGATGCCGACCTCGACCTCGTCTACAGTTATTTCCCGAGGCTGAAGGAGCGCCGCAGGAGCCAGGCGGGCTATACCTCGGGCGGCGAACAGCAGATGGTCGCGATCGGACGCGCGCTGATGAGCCGGCCCGAGACGATCCTTCTGGACGAGCCCAGCATGGGCCTCGCACCGCAACTGGTCGAAGAGATCTTCAACATCGTCAAGAGCCTCAACGAGAACGAGGGGGCAACCTTCCTCCTGGCCGAGCAGAACACGAACGTCGCGCTGCGCTTCGCGCAATACGGCTACATCCTCGAAAGCGGGCGGGTGGTCATGGACGGCCCCGCGAAGGAGCTGCGCGAGAATCCGGATGTGAAGGAGTTCTATCTCGGCATGTCCGACGAGGGCCGGAAGAGCTTTCGCGACGTGCGCTCCTACCGGCGGCGCAAGAGGTGGCTGTCGTGA
- a CDS encoding response regulator transcription factor yields the protein MTEPLIAILDDEPEIRTMLAETLAEAGFRTISFGRAREFEASLNNVTPDVCLVDLSLPDRDGLSLVHRLALEKGAIVIIISGRAQVRDRVTGLELGADDYIIKPFDPTEVVARIRARLRRDAPVEPKRSTAEFHGWTARFDRFVLEREDGRETSFSHAEGEVLRLFLERPKRLITRSAMLDELGGSAGESFDRAMDVRISRLRTKLDEDPKNPKLIKTIYGAGYIFLADVTWS from the coding sequence ATGACCGAGCCCCTTATTGCGATCCTGGATGACGAGCCCGAAATTCGCACGATGCTGGCCGAGACCCTCGCCGAAGCGGGGTTCCGCACGATCTCGTTCGGACGCGCCAGGGAATTCGAAGCCTCGCTCAACAACGTCACGCCCGATGTCTGCCTGGTCGATCTTTCGTTGCCCGACCGCGATGGGCTATCGCTCGTGCACCGCCTGGCGCTTGAGAAAGGGGCCATCGTGATCATTATCTCCGGCCGGGCGCAAGTACGGGACCGTGTCACCGGCCTGGAGCTGGGGGCGGATGACTACATCATCAAACCTTTCGACCCGACCGAGGTCGTCGCGCGTATCCGGGCGCGCCTCCGGCGCGACGCACCGGTCGAACCGAAGCGGAGCACGGCGGAGTTCCACGGCTGGACCGCGCGTTTCGATCGGTTCGTCCTCGAGCGCGAGGACGGCCGTGAAACGTCCTTCTCCCATGCGGAAGGCGAGGTTCTGAGACTTTTTCTCGAACGCCCCAAGAGGCTGATCACGCGCAGCGCCATGCTGGACGAGCTGGGTGGCAGTGCGGGCGAGAGTTTCGACAGGGCGATGGACGTGCGCATTTCTCGGCTGCGCACCAAGCTCGACGAGGATCCGAAGAACCCGAAGCTGATCAAGACGATCTACGGCGCGGGCTACATCTTCCTGGCGGATGTGACCTGGTCCTGA
- a CDS encoding branched-chain amino acid ABC transporter permease, whose translation MIYREAGDFKTSYVDDSQTFPIRFDRYGYYAALVVAFAIVPFVINDYWVNAVVLPFLIYAIAAIGLNILTGYCGQVSLGTGGFMAVGAYACYKLMTAFPDVSIIIHVILSGAITAAVGVLFGLPSLRIKGFYLAVATLAAQFFLVWLFNRVPWFYNYSASGQISAPEREVFGVAITGAETAPWAAYLFCLVFTVLSALIARNLTRGMVGRKWMAIRDMDIAAEIIGVNPLRAKLSAFAISSFFVGVSGALFFAVYLGAVEVGEAFGINKSFLVLFMVIIGGLGSIFGSFAGAAFLVILPVFLKIALADHAAVSPVSNALATLCLAIFGVALLLFLAHLVLRVFGRRLWKDLGALCGIVALIAFFAYALLSGGLGWPTDIVAHVQLIIVGALIIVFLVAEPHGLAQLWRVAKEKLRLWPFPH comes from the coding sequence ATGATTTATCGTGAAGCAGGCGATTTCAAGACGTCCTATGTGGACGACAGCCAGACCTTTCCGATCAGGTTCGACCGGTATGGATATTACGCCGCCCTCGTCGTCGCCTTCGCCATCGTGCCGTTCGTCATCAACGACTACTGGGTCAACGCGGTTGTCCTGCCCTTCCTGATCTATGCCATCGCGGCGATCGGGCTCAATATCCTCACGGGCTATTGCGGGCAGGTCTCGCTTGGCACGGGCGGGTTCATGGCGGTGGGGGCCTATGCCTGCTACAAGCTGATGACGGCCTTTCCCGACGTGAGCATCATCATCCACGTGATCCTCTCGGGTGCGATCACCGCGGCGGTGGGCGTGCTGTTCGGCCTGCCGAGCCTTCGGATCAAGGGCTTCTACCTGGCGGTCGCGACGCTTGCGGCGCAGTTCTTCCTCGTCTGGCTCTTCAACCGGGTGCCGTGGTTCTACAACTACTCGGCCTCGGGCCAGATCAGCGCGCCGGAACGCGAGGTGTTCGGCGTGGCGATCACGGGGGCCGAGACGGCGCCCTGGGCCGCCTATCTCTTCTGCCTCGTCTTCACGGTTCTCTCGGCCCTCATCGCGCGCAACCTCACGCGCGGGATGGTGGGACGGAAATGGATGGCGATCCGCGACATGGACATCGCGGCCGAGATCATTGGGGTCAACCCGCTCAGGGCGAAGCTCAGCGCCTTCGCGATCAGCTCGTTCTTCGTGGGCGTCTCTGGCGCGCTGTTCTTCGCGGTCTATCTCGGCGCGGTCGAGGTGGGCGAGGCGTTCGGCATCAACAAGTCGTTCCTCGTCCTCTTCATGGTGATCATCGGGGGGTTGGGGTCGATTTTCGGGAGTTTCGCGGGGGCCGCGTTCCTCGTCATCCTGCCGGTCTTCCTCAAGATCGCGCTCGCCGATCATGCGGCGGTGAGCCCCGTGTCGAACGCGCTCGCGACGCTGTGCCTCGCGATCTTCGGGGTGGCATTGCTGCTTTTCCTCGCGCACCTGGTCCTGCGCGTCTTCGGGCGCCGGCTCTGGAAGGATCTCGGCGCGCTTTGCGGCATCGTGGCCCTGATCGCGTTCTTCGCCTACGCGCTGCTCTCGGGTGGGCTGGGCTGGCCCACCGATATCGTCGCGCATGTGCAGCTGATCATCGTGGGCGCGCTCATCATCGTGTTTCTCGTGGCCGAGCCGCACGGGCTGGCACAGCTCTGGCGCGTGGCGAAGGAGAAACTGAGACTTTGGCCTTTCCCCCACTAG
- a CDS encoding ABC transporter substrate-binding protein — protein sequence MKRHLIAALAGVTMMAGPALAELTIVDLSYRTGPYGANGIPFSDGYQDYFTLLNERDGGIGGEKINLIECETAYNTEKGVECYEATKGEGALVYQPLSTGITYQLIPKVTADEIPLHTMGYGRTSAKNGEVFKWVFNYPANYWDGASLAVKHMMEQAGGSLEGKTIALVYHNSAYGKEPIRTLEKLSEKHGFNLTLLPVDHPGQEQKSQWLQIRREKPDFVLMYGWGVMNQVAIQEAVNIRFPMENFMGIWWSGSENDVKAAGDRADGYKALTFHNLGSDYPVYDDIQKYVVDTGKAAGAGDGIGSVLYNRGMYAAMLAAEAIKTAQEIHGVSDITSQQMRDGMENLEMTEEKMAEIGLPNFGPEFKVSCENHGGNGFGAVSQWDAEAGEFKLITDYFQSDQEVIQPLIEEDSMAFAKENNIEPGC from the coding sequence ATGAAACGACACCTTATCGCGGCGCTCGCGGGCGTGACCATGATGGCGGGACCGGCGCTTGCCGAACTGACCATCGTGGACCTGTCCTATCGCACCGGGCCCTATGGCGCGAACGGCATCCCGTTCTCGGACGGCTACCAGGACTATTTCACGCTACTCAACGAGCGTGATGGCGGTATCGGGGGCGAGAAGATCAACCTGATCGAATGCGAGACCGCCTACAACACCGAGAAGGGGGTCGAATGCTATGAGGCCACCAAGGGTGAGGGCGCGCTGGTCTATCAACCGCTCTCGACGGGTATCACCTATCAGCTCATCCCCAAGGTGACGGCGGACGAGATTCCGCTTCACACGATGGGTTACGGGCGCACTTCGGCCAAGAACGGCGAAGTGTTCAAGTGGGTCTTCAATTATCCCGCGAACTACTGGGACGGGGCGAGCCTCGCCGTCAAGCACATGATGGAGCAGGCGGGCGGCAGCCTCGAAGGCAAGACCATCGCGCTTGTCTACCACAACAGCGCCTACGGGAAGGAGCCGATCCGCACGCTCGAGAAGCTGAGCGAGAAGCATGGCTTCAACCTGACGCTTCTGCCGGTGGATCACCCGGGTCAGGAACAGAAGAGCCAGTGGCTCCAGATCCGGCGCGAGAAGCCCGATTTCGTTCTCATGTATGGCTGGGGCGTGATGAACCAGGTGGCGATCCAAGAAGCGGTGAACATCCGCTTTCCAATGGAAAACTTCATGGGAATCTGGTGGTCGGGCTCCGAGAACGACGTGAAGGCGGCGGGTGATCGGGCCGATGGCTACAAGGCGCTGACGTTCCACAATCTCGGCTCCGACTATCCGGTCTATGACGACATCCAGAAATATGTCGTGGACACGGGCAAGGCCGCCGGCGCGGGTGATGGCATCGGCTCGGTTCTCTATAACCGGGGAATGTATGCCGCGATGCTCGCCGCCGAGGCGATCAAGACCGCGCAGGAGATCCACGGCGTGAGCGATATCACCTCGCAGCAGATGCGCGACGGGATGGAAAACCTCGAGATGACCGAGGAGAAGATGGCCGAGATCGGCCTTCCGAACTTCGGCCCCGAGTTCAAGGTGAGCTGCGAGAACCACGGCGGCAACGGCTTTGGCGCGGTGTCGCAATGGGATGCCGAAGCCGGTGAGTTCAAGCTCATCACCGACTACTTCCAGTCCGACCAGGAGGTCATCCAGCCGCTGATCGAAGAGGACAGCATGGCCTTTGCCAAGGAAAACAACATCGAGCCGGGCTGCTGA